A genomic region of Paramormyrops kingsleyae isolate MSU_618 chromosome 19, PKINGS_0.4, whole genome shotgun sequence contains the following coding sequences:
- the LOC111837970 gene encoding protein FAM177B isoform X1, with protein MGKMNEELQSSEGWLAKGMTGSIPSSPGQKRVIHFVSGETLEEESSDEEELFDEPVDTAQLSWRAYSRLLWGQFRRKSFRTCDYMGGKLASLAGLNEARYQYAADEHERWKKKLSRRESTAGGSSIMNKKRHLSSRTTSCYGTTGSPAEPCHPGSVVNTDHIPEGSCNRGYQEDKQ; from the exons ATGGGAAAGATGAATGAAGAACTTCAAAGT AGCGAGGGCTGGCTCGCCAAAGGGATGACAGGCAGCATTCCGTCGTCACCCGGGCAGAAAAGGGTCATCCACTTTGTCAGTGGTGAGACCCTAGAGGAGGAGTCCAGCGATGAAGAGGAGCTCTTCGACGAGCCAGTCGATACG GCTCAGCTGTCATGGAGGGCATATTCCCGCTTGCTTTGGGGGCAGTTTCGTAGGAAGTCCTTTCGGA CCTGTGATTATATGGGGGGAAAACTGGCCAGTCTGGCTGGACTTAATGAGGCCAGGTACCAGTATGCAGCTGATGAACATGAGCGTTGGAAGAAAAAG CTATCAAGACGTGAAAGTACTGCTGGCGGCTCTTCCATCATGAATAAGAAGAGGCATCTTTCTTCCCGGACTACCAGTTGCTATGGGACAACAGGTTCTCCAGCAGAGCCCTGCCATCCAGGCTCTGTGGTCAATACAGATCACATACCAGAAGGGTCTTGCAACAGAGGGTACCAGGaagacaaacaataa
- the LOC111837970 gene encoding protein FAM177A1 isoform X3 yields the protein MGKMNEELQSSEGWLAKGMTGSIPSSPGQKRVIHFVSGETLEEESSDEEELFDEPVDTAQLSWRAYSRLLWGQFRRKSFRTIKT from the exons ATGGGAAAGATGAATGAAGAACTTCAAAGT AGCGAGGGCTGGCTCGCCAAAGGGATGACAGGCAGCATTCCGTCGTCACCCGGGCAGAAAAGGGTCATCCACTTTGTCAGTGGTGAGACCCTAGAGGAGGAGTCCAGCGATGAAGAGGAGCTCTTCGACGAGCCAGTCGATACG GCTCAGCTGTCATGGAGGGCATATTCCCGCTTGCTTTGGGGGCAGTTTCGTAGGAAGTCCTTTCGGA CTATCAAGACGTGA
- the LOC111837970 gene encoding protein FAM177B isoform X2, translating to MTGSIPSSPGQKRVIHFVSGETLEEESSDEEELFDEPVDTAQLSWRAYSRLLWGQFRRKSFRTCDYMGGKLASLAGLNEARYQYAADEHERWKKKLSRRESTAGGSSIMNKKRHLSSRTTSCYGTTGSPAEPCHPGSVVNTDHIPEGSCNRGYQEDKQ from the exons ATGACAGGCAGCATTCCGTCGTCACCCGGGCAGAAAAGGGTCATCCACTTTGTCAGTGGTGAGACCCTAGAGGAGGAGTCCAGCGATGAAGAGGAGCTCTTCGACGAGCCAGTCGATACG GCTCAGCTGTCATGGAGGGCATATTCCCGCTTGCTTTGGGGGCAGTTTCGTAGGAAGTCCTTTCGGA CCTGTGATTATATGGGGGGAAAACTGGCCAGTCTGGCTGGACTTAATGAGGCCAGGTACCAGTATGCAGCTGATGAACATGAGCGTTGGAAGAAAAAG CTATCAAGACGTGAAAGTACTGCTGGCGGCTCTTCCATCATGAATAAGAAGAGGCATCTTTCTTCCCGGACTACCAGTTGCTATGGGACAACAGGTTCTCCAGCAGAGCCCTGCCATCCAGGCTCTGTGGTCAATACAGATCACATACCAGAAGGGTCTTGCAACAGAGGGTACCAGGaagacaaacaataa
- the brox gene encoding BRO1 domain-containing protein BROX — protein MAHWFHRNPLKATAPVSFNFYGVAASPAANKICNDLRATRARLLELFTDVTCNPEMMKKATDTYFSLLQGFIVSLDGTTQENKMRFIQNFKWTDTLLGNVASAQQDAVFELAAMAFNVAVWYTKFASRLAGKENITEDEAKEVHKSLKIAAGIFKYLKEAQVPRFITPVEKGRDLEARVMDTYTIQSQAEAQEVTIARAIELKHNASLIAALAFETANFYQRADHTLNSLDPDYSSKWRKYLQLKQMFYIAYAYCYHGQTLLASDKCGEAIRSLQEAEKCYSRAEVLCKEYRQTKGPGSTAKPSEQLFFLKLGSLIKNTLEKCQRENGFIYFHKIPPEAPQLELKASYGLAEPVPFELPALSEQCTPEVYATFDLTKGAKDDKAKPKQEEEVKPVKEPDLKPQKDTGCTLS, from the exons ATGGCGCACTGGTTTCATCGAAATCCCCTAAAAGCCACCGCTCCCGTCTCCTTCAACTTTTACGGAGTCGCTGCGAGTCCTGCAGCCAACAAGATATGCAA TGATCTGAGGGCCACCAGGGCCCGGCTTCTGGAGTTGTTCACCGATGTCACGTGTAATCCCGAAATGATGAAAAAGGCCACGGATACTTACTTCTCCCTTTTGCAAG GATTCATTGTTTCGTTGGATGGGACTacacaagaaaataaaatgcgATTCATTCAGAACTTCAAATGGACAGACACTTTACTTGGGAACGTGGCAAG TGCCCAGCAAGATGCTGTGTTTGAACTGGCTGCAATGGCCTTTAATGTTGCAGTGTGGTACACTAAATTTGCATCAAGGCTTGCTGGAAAAGAGAA CATAACAGAGGATGAAGCTAAGGAAGTTCACAAGAGCCTGAAAATTGCAGCTGGAATCTTCAAGTACCTTAAG GAGGCCCAGGTTCCTCGCTTTATCACCCCAGTTGAAAAGGGCCGAGATCTAGAAGCTAGAGTGATGGACACCTACACAATTCAGTCTCAGGCAGAGGCTCAGGAAG tGACAATTGCGAGAGCTATTGAACTGAAGCATAATGCGTCCTTGATAGCGGCTCTGGCCTTTGAGACTGCAAACTTCTACCAAAGAGCTG ACCACACCCTGAACAGTCTGGACCCAGACTATAGCAGCAAATGGAGGAAGTACCTCCAGCTGAAGCAGATGTTCTACATTGCCTAT GCTTACTGCTACCACGGACAGACCCTGCTAGCCAGCGATAAGTGCGGAGAGGCCATCCGATCTCTGCAGGAGGCAGAGAAGT GCTACTCCAGAGCCGAGGTTCTGTGCAAAGAGTACCGTCAGACCAAGGGTCCAGGCAGCACTGCCAAGCCATCCGAACAGCTTTTCTTTCTGAAGCTGGGCAGCCTGATCAAGAACACCCTGGAGAAGTGCCAGAGGGAGAATGGATTTAT ataTTTCCATAAGATTCCACCAGAGGCTCCTCAGCTGGAGCTGAAGGCCAGCTACGGACTAGCAGAGCCTGTTCCCTTTGAGCTCCCTGCTCTGAGTGAGCAGTGCACCCCAGAGGTGTATGCGACCTTTGACCTCACCAAGGGTGCCAAAGACGACAAG GCTAAACCAAAGCAAGAAGAGGAAGTGAAACCAGTAAAGGAACCAGACCTGAAGCCTCAGAAGGACACGGGCTGCACCCTCTCCTAA